The following coding sequences lie in one Lentilactobacillus sp. SPB1-3 genomic window:
- the rpmD gene encoding 50S ribosomal protein L30 — protein MAQLKVTLIRSAAHRLPKQRKIVKALGLNRVNSSVVKPDNEATRGALFQIAHLIDVEEVKD, from the coding sequence ATGGCTCAATTAAAGGTTACATTAATTCGTAGTGCTGCACATCGCCTCCCAAAGCAACGTAAAATTGTGAAGGCTCTTGGATTAAACAGAGTTAACAGCTCAGTTGTAAAGCCCGACAATGAAGCAACTCGGGGTGCACTTTTCCAAATTGCACACTTAATTGATGTAGAAGAAGTTAAAGATTAA